The Bacteroidota bacterium genome contains a region encoding:
- a CDS encoding FAD-dependent monooxygenase, translated as MKKNITLIGSGLVGSLLSIFLSRRGHKVAVYERRSDMRKEAISAGKSINLALSDRGWKALDLVGIGDEIRKIAIPMYGRFIHNLDGTSGYQAYGKEQQAIYSVSRGGINCKLMDLAEAEKNVSLHFNQRCEKVDLKTSQAVFEHNETKLQTAIQSDITISSDGAFSAGRLSMQLSTDRFNYNQYYIDCGYKELTIPAAKDGSFQLEKNALHIWPRGKFMMIALPNFDGSFTCTLFFPFEGEQSFGAIKTKEDVLPFFQKYFSDAVPLMPTLVEDYMNNPTASLVTVKCFPWTVDDKFALIGDAAHAIVPFFGQGMNCGFEDCTVLNQLLDTHNEDWATVLKEFEKSRKPDSDAIADLAIGNFVEMRDLVGQAKFLLQKKIEVKFSQKYPEKWIPAYSMVTFSPEIRYSEALRNGKRQQEIMDKVMALPQIESKWDSSEVEALILSHL; from the coding sequence ATGAAAAAAAATATAACACTCATCGGTTCGGGTTTGGTGGGTTCGCTCCTATCCATTTTTTTATCTCGCAGAGGACATAAAGTCGCAGTTTACGAGCGTCGATCAGACATGCGCAAAGAAGCAATAAGTGCAGGCAAATCAATTAATCTCGCCTTAAGCGACCGGGGTTGGAAAGCGCTCGATTTAGTTGGCATTGGTGATGAAATTCGAAAAATTGCTATCCCCATGTATGGTAGATTTATTCACAATTTGGATGGCACATCCGGATATCAAGCTTATGGTAAAGAACAACAGGCAATTTATTCCGTTTCTCGAGGTGGTATTAACTGCAAACTAATGGATTTAGCAGAAGCCGAAAAAAATGTTAGCCTGCATTTTAACCAACGCTGCGAAAAAGTGGATCTAAAAACAAGTCAGGCGGTTTTTGAACACAACGAAACTAAACTTCAAACGGCGATTCAATCTGATATTACCATTAGTAGCGATGGTGCTTTCTCAGCCGGTCGTTTATCCATGCAATTGAGCACCGACCGTTTTAATTACAATCAATATTACATCGATTGTGGTTACAAAGAATTAACTATTCCCGCAGCAAAGGACGGCAGTTTTCAACTCGAAAAAAATGCTTTGCACATTTGGCCAAGAGGCAAATTCATGATGATTGCATTACCAAATTTTGATGGCAGTTTTACGTGTACCTTGTTTTTTCCTTTTGAAGGTGAACAATCCTTTGGGGCTATTAAAACAAAAGAGGATGTATTGCCATTCTTCCAAAAATACTTTAGCGATGCAGTTCCTTTAATGCCCACTTTGGTGGAAGATTACATGAACAATCCTACAGCTTCTTTGGTTACTGTAAAATGTTTTCCATGGACAGTGGATGATAAATTTGCCTTAATTGGCGATGCAGCGCATGCCATAGTTCCCTTCTTTGGACAAGGCATGAATTGCGGATTCGAAGACTGTACGGTGCTAAATCAATTATTAGATACCCACAACGAAGATTGGGCTACCGTTCTAAAAGAATTTGAAAAAAGCCGTAAACCCGATTCGGATGCCATTGCGGATTTGGCCATTGGAAATTTTGTGGAAATGCGCGATTTGGTTGGACAAGCCAAGTTTTTATTACAAAAGAAAATCGAAGTGAAATTCAGTCAAAAATATCCTGAAAAGTGGATACCGGCGTATTCAATGGTTACGTTTAGCCCCGAAATTCGCTATTCTGAAGCATTACGCAACGGTAAGCGGCAACAAGAAATTATGGACAAGGTAATGGCATTGCCGCAAATCGAAAGCAAGTGGGATAGCAGCGAAGTGGAAGCCTTAATTTTAAGTCATTTATGA
- a CDS encoding carotenoid biosynthesis protein: MIPFSKANLPYYSKLFLTIIYLVGVVGMVVAPTLFATLTPINLIMAAAFLFYFHEDKNKDFYRFFLFVFSAGFAIELLGVETGKLFGSYHYGEALGFKIKGTPPIIGLNWVVLSYCSGMIAQRWAKPIFTKALIGASLMVLFDFFIELYAAKADFWYWQNDSIPLQNFFAWFVFSFFFNLLFCNFKFDKHNPLAYFLYLIQLLFFIVLNLHRILIQ; the protein is encoded by the coding sequence ATGATTCCATTTTCAAAAGCAAATTTACCTTACTATTCAAAACTTTTTCTCACCATCATTTATTTAGTTGGCGTGGTAGGAATGGTGGTGGCTCCTACCCTATTTGCCACACTCACACCAATTAACTTAATAATGGCAGCCGCATTTTTGTTTTATTTTCATGAAGATAAAAACAAAGATTTTTACCGTTTTTTCCTTTTTGTTTTTTCAGCAGGATTTGCGATTGAACTTTTAGGTGTTGAAACCGGAAAACTATTTGGTTCCTATCATTATGGTGAAGCCTTAGGCTTTAAAATAAAAGGAACACCACCCATTATTGGCTTAAACTGGGTAGTACTGAGCTATTGCAGCGGTATGATTGCGCAACGTTGGGCAAAACCAATCTTTACAAAAGCCTTAATTGGTGCCAGCCTTATGGTGCTGTTCGATTTTTTTATTGAACTCTATGCTGCAAAAGCTGATTTCTGGTATTGGCAAAATGATTCTATCCCTTTGCAGAACTTTTTTGCCTGGTTTGTGTTCTCTTTCTTTTTTAACCTGCTTTTTTGTAACTTTAAGTTTGATAAACATAATCCGCTTGCATATTTTCTGTATCTAATTCAATTATTATTTTTTATTGTTTTAAATTTGCATCGGATTCTAATTCAATAG
- a CDS encoding sterol desaturase family protein yields the protein MNILLNILIVTITFFFMEFVAWFTHKYVMHGFMWFLHRDHHEPHDSFLEKNDWFAFMFAIPSALLWYLGVAHDNDLMFYIGIGIAIYGVAYFLVHDVIVHQRVKILRNWNNPYVRAIRRAHKIHHKKLAKEGAESFGFVIVPKKYWEKKTSSLL from the coding sequence ATGAATATTTTGCTCAATATTTTAATTGTTACAATAACTTTTTTCTTCATGGAATTTGTGGCGTGGTTTACACACAAATATGTGATGCACGGATTCATGTGGTTTTTACACCGCGACCACCACGAACCTCACGATAGCTTTTTAGAAAAAAACGATTGGTTTGCTTTCATGTTTGCAATTCCTTCCGCACTGCTATGGTACCTAGGTGTAGCGCACGATAACGATTTAATGTTTTACATCGGTATCGGCATCGCCATTTATGGTGTTGCTTATTTTTTAGTGCACGATGTAATTGTTCACCAACGCGTTAAAATATTACGTAACTGGAATAATCCTTACGTTCGTGCCATAAGAAGAGCGCATAAGATTCACCATAAAAAATTAGCAAAAGAGGGTGCTGAATCTTTTGGTTTTGTGATTGTCCCAAAAAAATACTGGGAGAAAAAAACCAGCTCATTGTTATAA
- a CDS encoding lycopene cyclase domain-containing protein, with amino-acid sequence MTPIYLYLDILVILFPFVLSFDKKVAFYKKWKYLFPAILLVGTFFVLWDMAFTHLKVWSFNPQYLIGITLVNLPIEEVLFFLVVPFSCIFVYEVLIAYFKTDFLKPYSLALNLIFLIFFIAFGLYFNQKIYTLFQCLLLVMMLILHKRYLKAPYLGRFYATFFICLIPFLIMNGYLTSLPIVIYNDAFNSGIRIGTIPLEDSFYCLLLLLMNITAYEFLKKKY; translated from the coding sequence TTGACCCCCATCTACCTTTACCTCGATATTCTGGTCATTCTTTTTCCTTTTGTTCTGAGTTTTGATAAAAAAGTAGCGTTCTACAAAAAGTGGAAATACTTATTCCCTGCTATTCTTTTAGTCGGAACTTTTTTTGTGCTGTGGGATATGGCATTTACCCATTTAAAAGTATGGAGTTTCAACCCTCAATACTTAATAGGCATTACACTTGTAAATCTGCCTATCGAAGAAGTGCTGTTTTTTTTAGTGGTACCTTTCAGTTGTATTTTTGTGTATGAAGTGTTGATTGCCTACTTCAAAACAGATTTCCTAAAACCCTACTCCTTAGCCCTTAATCTTATCTTTTTAATTTTCTTTATCGCTTTCGGACTCTATTTTAATCAAAAAATTTACACCCTTTTTCAATGTCTTTTATTGGTGATGATGTTAATCTTGCATAAACGCTATTTGAAAGCTCCCTACTTAGGTAGATTTTATGCTACCTTTTTTATTTGCTTGATTCCATTTCTTATTATGAATGGCTACCTCACTTCACTCCCAATTGTTATTTATAACGATGCTTTTAATTCGGGAATCCGAATTGGTACAATTCCTTTGGAAGACAGCTTCTATTGCCTGTTGCTTTTATTGATGAATATTACAGCCTATGAATTTCTGAAAAAGAAATATTAA
- the cadA gene encoding cadmium-translocating P-type ATPase — translation MTCSNCAATVTKALQKKGLRDVTVSFIDKEVSFLLDEANTISDISSSIHKLGYKVVTPKQQLLNVKGLSLLEKKFYFSLLLTLPLFFSMWLPFHWLHAPITQLLLCIPVFFVGLWHFGKSAWGSVKMGVPNMDVLILIGSSAAFIYSLMGMIVYSGTPEIHTYLFFETTATIITLVLLGNLIEDKSVSQTGSAVRELAAMKASKALLVSMHEGHEHLSEVDSSTLLKFDLIHVNTGDKVPVDGMIISGNAALDESLLTGESMPIEKGPGAQVIGGTIVVNGQLRIRATKVGSETVLAGIIELVKKAQNEKPAIQKLGDKVSAIFVPVVLGISLLTFLLSYFGFEITMQTALMHSIAVLVISCPCAMGLATPTAVMAGIGRAAKNRILIRGGNTLEQFAQIKTIVFDKTGTLTTGNFILNDLIKLADVDESTLRNLIFSLELNSSHPIAKSLVNQLKGKAQKIELHSIQEEKGLGISASDTSGNSYFIGHNRNNHISSNHNSSLILTKNNQLIASLNIKDEVKISARECISTLKKLGIKTILLSGDADAKCKDLALQVGIDEVYSEQSPAQKLVCIEKLKASGAVAMVGDGVNDAPALSKADVGISLSNATGVAIESSQIILLNGNNLNDIALAFQLSKTTLKTIKQNLFWAFFYNTIAIPIAALGFLNPMLAALSMAFSDVIVIGNSIWLKTKKLN, via the coding sequence ATGACCTGTAGTAATTGCGCAGCAACAGTTACAAAAGCCTTGCAAAAAAAGGGCTTGCGCGATGTTACGGTTAGTTTTATTGATAAGGAAGTTAGTTTTCTTTTGGATGAAGCAAACACCATAAGCGATATTTCCTCCAGCATTCATAAATTAGGATATAAGGTTGTTACCCCCAAGCAACAGCTGCTTAATGTGAAAGGATTAAGCTTATTAGAAAAGAAATTTTATTTTTCACTCCTGCTAACCTTGCCCTTATTTTTTTCGATGTGGCTTCCATTTCATTGGTTGCACGCTCCCATTACACAATTATTACTCTGTATACCAGTGTTTTTTGTTGGCTTATGGCATTTTGGAAAAAGTGCATGGGGTTCTGTAAAAATGGGTGTTCCAAATATGGATGTGCTCATATTAATTGGTTCTTCCGCTGCGTTTATTTATTCTTTAATGGGGATGATTGTTTACTCCGGTACCCCCGAAATCCATACCTATTTGTTTTTCGAAACCACCGCCACCATTATTACGCTGGTGCTTTTAGGAAATTTAATTGAAGATAAATCAGTTAGTCAAACCGGTTCGGCGGTGCGCGAACTGGCAGCTATGAAAGCAAGCAAAGCACTATTGGTGAGCATGCATGAAGGGCACGAACACCTCAGTGAAGTGGATAGCTCCACACTGCTGAAATTTGACCTCATACATGTAAATACCGGCGATAAAGTTCCAGTAGACGGTATGATAATTTCGGGCAATGCTGCGTTAGATGAGTCGCTCTTAACCGGCGAAAGTATGCCTATAGAGAAAGGTCCGGGAGCGCAAGTTATCGGTGGCACAATTGTCGTGAACGGTCAACTCAGAATTCGAGCTACCAAAGTAGGCAGCGAAACTGTTTTAGCAGGCATTATCGAATTGGTAAAAAAAGCGCAAAACGAAAAACCTGCCATTCAAAAACTAGGTGATAAAGTAAGCGCAATTTTTGTTCCGGTGGTATTGGGAATTTCACTCCTCACTTTTTTACTTTCCTATTTCGGATTTGAAATAACGATGCAAACAGCACTTATGCACAGCATTGCAGTACTTGTAATTTCCTGCCCTTGTGCTATGGGATTAGCTACGCCTACAGCTGTTATGGCCGGAATTGGCAGAGCCGCTAAAAATCGCATTCTCATTCGCGGTGGAAATACACTCGAACAATTTGCTCAAATTAAAACAATTGTATTCGACAAAACAGGCACCCTTACAACCGGCAATTTTATTCTAAATGATTTGATTAAACTGGCCGATGTAGATGAAAGCACCCTTCGAAACCTCATTTTTTCATTAGAGCTAAATTCATCGCATCCCATTGCTAAATCTTTAGTAAATCAATTAAAAGGCAAAGCTCAAAAAATTGAGCTGCATTCCATCCAAGAAGAAAAAGGTCTAGGCATCAGTGCAAGCGACACATCCGGTAATTCCTATTTTATCGGTCACAACCGAAATAATCACATTAGCTCGAATCATAACTCCTCCTTAATTCTCACAAAAAATAATCAATTAATTGCTAGCCTAAACATAAAAGATGAAGTTAAAATTTCAGCACGCGAATGCATTTCTACACTCAAAAAATTAGGAATTAAAACCATTTTGTTAAGTGGTGATGCGGATGCAAAATGTAAAGACTTGGCGCTACAGGTAGGAATTGATGAGGTATATAGCGAACAAAGTCCGGCACAAAAATTAGTTTGTATCGAAAAATTAAAAGCTAGCGGTGCAGTTGCGATGGTGGGTGATGGAGTGAATGACGCTCCTGCTTTAAGTAAAGCCGATGTGGGCATTTCGCTCAGCAATGCTACCGGCGTGGCTATCGAATCTTCACAAATTATTTTATTAAATGGAAATAATTTAAACGATATTGCACTCGCATTTCAACTCAGCAAAACAACGCTTAAAACAATAAAACAAAATTTATTTTGGGCATTTTTTTACAATACAATAGCCATTCCAATTGCAGCATTGGGCTTCCTAAATCCTATGTTAGCAGCACTTTCTATGGCATTTTCAGATGTAATTGTTATCGGAAATTCAATCTGGTTAAAAACTAAAAAACTGAATTAA
- a CDS encoding glycosyltransferase, protein MPVHNYYKILFLPKWYPNRKDKHNGIFIERHAKAIAKHCKTAVLYIGSDPNLKTKFDTEIVQEDKLKVVRVYYRNSDAGNSFFGKAIKLIRYFRAAYIGLKIIKKEFGKPNLIHVNVLTRPGIVALALNKLNQIPYIVTEHWSGYMPADGTYKGFLKKWATQLVVKNAQTVTTVSDALAQAMQAQHLNAKYVTIPNCVTSDMLPAKRINSGINAIMVGNLEDREKNISAVIRAIAELKNSLPELTLTLVGEGVDKAQLIALSSSLKLDDRITFTGSLPHENVLEHISAASFLILNSHFETFSVVAAEALICGTPVLSTKCGGPEEFIDATRGKLISLNNTSALLDGIKWMCAHFSSFDHLKLKAFAETRFSEESIAAQFIQIYNPLINTWEAGNTREEIRIPYTWNVLDVGSGDHPNDRANVLLEREIEATEHRSGAVAVIPEGKKLVLGDATDMPFANKEFDYVIASHIAEHIDEPEKFCSELQRVAKRGYLETPDAFSEFIFNEPFHKWVVSNKNGVLTFTEKTKHQVFSERFYRFYYLNEKRTNHEAYYSNNIFVGTFVNLIRKSWKHLPRTYTRFHWENNFKYRVIRKSQHD, encoded by the coding sequence GTGCCTGTACACAATTACTACAAAATACTTTTTTTACCAAAATGGTATCCCAATAGAAAGGATAAACATAACGGTATTTTTATTGAACGCCATGCTAAAGCAATTGCAAAACACTGCAAAACCGCTGTACTTTATATCGGCTCCGACCCCAACTTAAAAACAAAATTCGACACCGAAATTGTTCAGGAAGATAAGTTAAAAGTAGTGCGTGTGTATTACCGAAATTCGGATGCAGGCAATTCTTTTTTTGGAAAAGCAATTAAACTCATTCGCTATTTCAGAGCCGCTTACATTGGATTAAAAATTATTAAAAAGGAATTTGGAAAACCTAATTTAATTCATGTAAACGTGCTCACCCGCCCCGGTATTGTTGCGCTTGCATTGAACAAATTAAATCAAATACCTTATATTGTCACAGAGCACTGGAGCGGATACATGCCTGCCGACGGCACTTACAAAGGATTCCTCAAAAAATGGGCTACTCAATTGGTAGTAAAAAATGCCCAAACTGTAACTACCGTTTCCGATGCATTAGCCCAAGCCATGCAGGCTCAACACTTAAACGCCAAGTATGTTACAATTCCAAATTGTGTTACAAGTGATATGCTTCCTGCAAAGAGAATTAATTCCGGTATAAATGCTATTATGGTTGGAAACCTGGAAGACCGTGAAAAAAATATAAGTGCAGTAATTCGAGCCATAGCTGAGTTAAAGAATAGTTTACCGGAATTAACACTCACACTTGTAGGGGAAGGTGTGGATAAAGCACAATTGATAGCACTGAGCTCAAGCTTAAAGTTAGATGATCGCATTACTTTTACAGGTTCACTGCCACATGAAAATGTACTTGAACACATTTCGGCTGCTTCCTTTTTGATTTTAAACAGCCATTTCGAAACCTTCTCTGTAGTGGCTGCAGAGGCATTGATTTGCGGAACACCGGTGTTGAGCACTAAATGTGGCGGTCCCGAAGAATTTATTGATGCTACCCGAGGTAAATTAATTTCATTAAATAATACCTCAGCGTTATTGGATGGAATAAAATGGATGTGTGCTCACTTTTCCTCATTCGATCATCTAAAATTAAAAGCATTTGCAGAAACACGATTTAGTGAAGAAAGTATTGCTGCCCAATTTATTCAAATTTACAATCCACTCATCAATACTTGGGAAGCAGGCAATACGCGTGAAGAAATTCGTATTCCATACACTTGGAATGTACTTGATGTGGGAAGTGGTGACCATCCAAACGACCGTGCCAATGTGTTGCTGGAGCGCGAAATTGAAGCAACCGAGCACCGTTCAGGAGCTGTTGCTGTAATCCCTGAAGGAAAAAAATTAGTCTTAGGTGATGCCACAGATATGCCATTTGCCAATAAGGAGTTCGATTACGTGATAGCATCACACATTGCCGAACACATTGATGAGCCGGAAAAATTTTGTAGCGAATTGCAAAGAGTTGCCAAACGTGGTTATTTGGAAACACCGGATGCTTTTTCAGAATTTATTTTTAATGAGCCCTTTCACAAATGGGTAGTAAGCAATAAAAATGGGGTCTTAACTTTTACTGAAAAAACTAAGCACCAGGTTTTCTCGGAGCGCTTTTACCGTTTTTATTATTTAAATGAAAAAAGAACGAATCACGAAGCATATTATTCCAACAATATTTTTGTAGGTACTTTCGTTAACCTAATTCGAAAAAGTTGGAAACACCTGCCGCGAACTTATACCCGATTTCATTGGGAAAATAATTTTAAATACAGGGTGATACGAAAATCACAACATGATTAA
- a CDS encoding polysaccharide biosynthesis C-terminal domain-containing protein: protein MIKSIVNTVGTKFISALFSFLVILITSNFLGTEGRGEISLLIASITIILLFSNFVGGNTLVYLSPRKPMGELLLVSYLWSLFSSGLSFLVLYLLHTFSTETTIHIALLSFLFSISAIHISLLFGKEKIEIANKISLFQVILHFFILSFVFIFSDEKSVRTFIYSLYITYSLAVLGSAYYLKSFFKNTFSLHVFETLKAAFAIGALAQLANIFQFLNYRLDLYLLNKYDSISNLGIYSTSVSIAEAVLLFGGSFALVQFSKISNTESEQESRLLTIKLTRFSTLLTLLAYLPLLIFPDEFYSFLLGKDFVNVRKVLIALAPGILLLGSSITLSHYFAGTGKYQINALASFVGLLITLLLGLFFIPTYGFMAAAWISSVSYAASTVVLMLSFKHKSGVKIRDLIPTLSDLKFLQKSIFNVRNSGNS from the coding sequence ATGATTAAAAGTATTGTCAATACAGTAGGTACAAAGTTTATTTCGGCACTCTTCAGCTTTTTGGTTATCCTAATTACGTCTAATTTTTTAGGTACCGAAGGGCGGGGCGAAATCAGTTTATTAATCGCTTCTATTACTATTATTTTACTCTTCTCGAATTTTGTTGGAGGCAATACTTTGGTGTACCTAAGTCCACGCAAACCCATGGGTGAACTGTTACTCGTTTCTTATTTATGGAGCTTATTTAGCTCCGGCCTCTCTTTTTTAGTGCTTTATTTATTGCATACTTTCTCCACTGAAACTACCATTCACATTGCGCTTTTATCTTTTCTTTTTTCGATAAGTGCCATTCATATTTCTTTGCTTTTTGGAAAGGAAAAAATCGAAATTGCCAATAAAATAAGCTTATTTCAGGTCATTCTTCACTTTTTTATCTTGAGTTTTGTTTTTATTTTTTCGGATGAAAAATCAGTTCGCACATTTATTTACTCCTTATACATTACCTATTCGTTGGCGGTACTTGGAAGTGCATACTATTTGAAATCCTTTTTCAAAAACACTTTTAGCCTTCATGTTTTTGAAACCTTAAAAGCAGCTTTTGCAATTGGTGCGCTTGCTCAATTGGCAAATATTTTTCAATTTTTAAATTATCGCCTCGATCTTTATTTATTAAACAAATACGACAGCATTTCCAATTTAGGAATTTATAGTACTTCCGTTTCAATTGCCGAAGCAGTGTTGCTATTTGGTGGGAGTTTTGCGCTAGTACAATTTTCAAAAATTTCGAATACCGAAAGTGAACAAGAGTCGCGCTTGCTAACTATTAAACTTACTCGATTCAGCACCCTACTAACCTTGTTAGCCTATCTCCCACTCCTTATTTTTCCGGATGAATTTTACAGTTTTTTATTGGGAAAAGATTTTGTAAATGTCCGCAAAGTGCTGATTGCGCTTGCTCCCGGCATATTGCTTTTGGGTTCAAGCATCACGCTAAGTCATTATTTTGCAGGTACTGGTAAATACCAAATTAATGCACTTGCTTCTTTTGTTGGATTATTAATTACTTTACTGTTGGGACTATTTTTTATTCCAACTTATGGATTTATGGCTGCAGCTTGGATTTCGAGTGTTTCTTATGCGGCCAGTACAGTGGTTTTAATGCTTTCATTTAAACACAAATCAGGTGTGAAAATAAGGGACTTAATCCCAACTTTATCTGATTTGAAATTTTTACAAAAATCCATTTTTAATGTGCGGAATAGCGGGAATAGTTAA
- the asnB gene encoding asparagine synthase (glutamine-hydrolyzing), with amino-acid sequence MCGIAGIVNLTSNSVQLPKLIQTMTGSIRHRGPDGEGFLLVQKNACLTAYGIDTPSSIINSRYTYSPSQNLASLEGEYDLALGHRRLSIIDLSDAGHQPMCDAQKKLWITYNGEIYNYIELREELKSKGYNFQTATDTEVILAAYQEWGTACVNKFNGMWAFVIYDEEQKKLFGSRDRFGVKPFYFVHTDMFFAFASEQKALLKAKLIQPKLNSEAVFDYFVFSKIENEEEGMFKGIFELQQACNFEFSLQEKKLTKWKYYTLPLIATFEKFDASKFQQLVNETREAIIQSIRLRLRSDVAVGSCLSGGIDSSSIVSIMNSLLNGEHPKINVFTASFEDAKIDEGKWAAQIVAQTNSKWSRTYPNADELKLDLENLMYSQDVPIWSTSTYAQYRVMQLAKENGVKVILDGQGGDELWAGYPHHQAIYLRELLAAGELKAAKSLLKTAGNFPSNAIWYGKQYFKHSGLASFPKK; translated from the coding sequence ATGTGCGGAATAGCGGGAATAGTTAATTTAACTTCCAATTCGGTTCAACTGCCCAAATTAATTCAAACTATGACCGGCAGCATAAGGCATAGAGGTCCTGATGGGGAAGGATTTTTACTGGTGCAAAAAAATGCTTGTTTAACTGCTTATGGAATAGATACCCCTTCTAGCATAATAAATTCGCGATATACCTACTCCCCTTCTCAAAATTTAGCTAGCCTTGAAGGCGAATACGATCTTGCATTGGGTCACCGAAGGCTCTCCATTATTGATTTATCCGACGCCGGGCATCAGCCGATGTGCGATGCACAAAAAAAATTATGGATTACTTATAACGGAGAAATCTACAATTACATTGAACTCCGTGAAGAACTAAAATCAAAAGGGTATAACTTCCAAACAGCAACAGATACCGAAGTTATTTTGGCTGCTTATCAAGAATGGGGAACAGCATGTGTGAATAAATTCAACGGAATGTGGGCTTTTGTGATTTATGATGAAGAACAAAAAAAACTTTTCGGAAGCCGCGACCGATTTGGAGTGAAGCCATTTTACTTTGTACACACTGATATGTTTTTTGCTTTTGCATCAGAACAAAAAGCTTTATTAAAAGCTAAATTGATTCAGCCCAAGCTTAATTCTGAAGCGGTATTCGATTACTTTGTGTTTAGCAAAATTGAGAACGAAGAAGAAGGAATGTTTAAAGGCATTTTTGAATTGCAACAAGCTTGCAATTTTGAATTCTCATTGCAAGAAAAAAAACTCACCAAATGGAAGTATTATACACTTCCATTAATTGCAACTTTCGAAAAATTCGATGCATCTAAATTTCAACAATTGGTGAATGAAACAAGGGAAGCAATTATCCAATCCATTCGTTTGCGCTTGCGCTCAGATGTTGCCGTAGGCTCCTGTTTGAGTGGAGGAATCGATAGCTCCAGTATCGTAAGTATTATGAATTCACTTTTAAATGGGGAGCATCCGAAAATAAATGTGTTTACGGCCAGTTTTGAAGATGCAAAAATTGACGAAGGAAAATGGGCTGCCCAAATAGTAGCACAAACCAATTCGAAGTGGAGTCGCACGTATCCTAACGCCGATGAATTAAAACTGGATTTAGAAAATTTAATGTATAGTCAAGATGTGCCCATTTGGAGTACTAGTACCTATGCGCAGTATCGTGTAATGCAATTGGCAAAGGAAAATGGAGTAAAAGTAATTTTGGATGGACAAGGTGGTGACGAATTGTGGGCAGGATATCCACATCATCAAGCTATTTATTTAAGAGAACTACTCGCAGCAGGTGAATTGAAAGCTGCAAAATCACTTTTAAAAACAGCCGGAAATTTTCCTTCCAATGCAATTTGGTATGGAAAGCAATATTTTAAACACAGCGGATTGGCGTCTTTCCCAAAAAAATAA